One region of Candidatus Omnitrophota bacterium genomic DNA includes:
- a CDS encoding diguanylate cyclase → MDRIKKILIISSDKSLREVLSFCFDGWGYEVFLHESPLHEVMPIKMISPDVIVVDVHSASKAHLEICRLLKDDFVTAFIPVITLINKRQLRTQLLNLKQGVDDYLIKPPDPLDLRVRVEMAMRRSQYGFYASPLTGLPGGRIIEEAVQERLKKDISFSFGYLDIDSFKYFNDVYGYLKGDRAIMQTAYVLYTTIKKYGNSEDFIGHIGGDDFMFITSIDKFKEVCHNMILAFDRIIPFHYSPDDRKQGFIYAKDRTRKMVKVDLMSISLAVVNRESHSELRSIIQINERLAEIKGFLKEISGSKFMEDRRNGKTGEFVGPQLYKKPDVSSDPYVPLGTILLEKKLLTPDQLDEALNLHWRRGVLFGEILKELGFIKEEELREALREQYKTKHHPRPPKIILDK, encoded by the coding sequence TTGGACAGAATAAAAAAGATACTTATCATTTCGTCGGACAAGAGCCTGAGGGAAGTCTTAAGCTTTTGTTTCGACGGCTGGGGTTATGAGGTATTCCTGCACGAATCCCCGCTTCACGAAGTCATGCCGATAAAGATGATATCTCCCGACGTCATAGTGGTGGATGTGCATTCCGCCAGCAAGGCGCACCTCGAGATATGCCGCCTTTTAAAAGACGATTTCGTTACCGCCTTTATCCCGGTCATAACCCTCATCAACAAGCGCCAGCTCAGGACGCAGCTGCTGAACCTGAAACAGGGCGTAGACGACTACCTGATCAAGCCGCCGGACCCGCTCGACCTGCGCGTGAGGGTGGAGATGGCGATGCGGAGGTCGCAATACGGTTTCTACGCCAGCCCGCTTACAGGCCTGCCCGGAGGGCGGATAATCGAAGAGGCGGTGCAGGAGAGGCTAAAAAAAGACATCTCTTTTTCTTTTGGATACCTCGATATAGACAGTTTTAAATATTTCAACGATGTCTACGGCTACCTAAAGGGCGACAGGGCCATAATGCAGACCGCGTACGTCCTTTATACGACTATCAAGAAATACGGCAACAGCGAGGATTTTATCGGCCACATAGGAGGGGATGATTTCATGTTCATAACCTCCATCGATAAATTTAAAGAGGTCTGCCACAACATGATCCTCGCTTTCGACAGGATCATACCTTTCCACTATTCCCCGGATGACAGGAAGCAGGGGTTCATCTACGCGAAAGACAGGACGCGCAAGATGGTAAAAGTGGACCTTATGAGCATATCGCTCGCCGTCGTCAACAGGGAAAGCCACTCGGAATTGCGCAGCATAATCCAGATAAACGAGAGATTGGCCGAGATCAAAGGCTTCCTTAAGGAGATATCCGGGAGCAAATTCATGGAGGACAGAAGGAACGGCAAGACCGGGGAATTCGTAGGGCCGCAGCTCTATAAGAAGCCGGACGTATCTTCGGATCCCTATGTGCCGCTCGGGACTATCCTCCTTGAGAAGAAACTCCTGACGCCGGACCAGCTTGACGAGGCCCTTAACCTCCACTGGAGGAGGGGTGTCCTCTTTGGCGAGATACTTAAGGAGCTCGGTTTTATTAAAGAAGAAGAGCTGCGTGAAGCCCTCAGGGAACAGTATAAAACGAAGCACCATCCCCGTCCGCCAAAAATTATTCTTGACAAATAA
- a CDS encoding O-acetylhomoserine aminocarboxypropyltransferase/cysteine synthase — translation MSKIDSKLKVESLALHGGQEPDPTTGSRAVPIYQTTSYQFKSTQHAADLFGLKEFGNIYTRLMNPTTDVFEKRMALLDGGVGALAVASGQSAITLALLNIVQNGDEIVSADNLYGGTYNLFHYTFKRFGIDVKFVKSNDLSGFQKAITPKTKAIYAESVGNPKLDVTDLEELSKLAHKNGIPLVLDNTATPYLLRPIDFGVDIVVYSATKFIGGHGTSIGGVIVDSGKFNWTNGKFPLISEPDPSYHGINFVEALKPLGNIAYIIKARVTILRDLGPAISPFNSFLLLQGLETLHLRMPRHSENALAVAQYLKKHPKVAWVNYPGLPSSPDYDKAKKYLGKGAGAIIGFGVKGGLESGKKFIESLELISHVANIGDAKSLAIHPATTTHQQLSEEERLATGVTPDFIRLSIGLEHIDDIIADIEQALGKTKG, via the coding sequence ATGAGCAAGATAGACAGCAAGTTGAAAGTGGAATCACTGGCTTTGCACGGCGGGCAGGAGCCCGACCCTACGACAGGCTCAAGGGCGGTCCCGATCTACCAGACAACCTCGTACCAGTTCAAGAGCACGCAACACGCCGCTGATCTTTTCGGGCTGAAAGAGTTCGGGAACATCTATACGAGACTCATGAATCCCACTACCGACGTCTTCGAGAAGAGGATGGCCCTGTTGGACGGCGGTGTGGGCGCGTTGGCCGTGGCTAGCGGACAGTCGGCTATAACGCTGGCGCTCCTTAATATAGTGCAGAACGGCGACGAGATAGTCTCCGCGGATAACCTTTACGGCGGCACCTATAATCTCTTCCATTACACGTTCAAGCGTTTTGGCATAGATGTCAAGTTCGTCAAGTCCAATGACCTGTCGGGTTTCCAGAAGGCGATAACCCCTAAGACGAAGGCGATATACGCGGAATCGGTCGGGAACCCGAAACTTGATGTCACGGACCTGGAAGAGCTCTCGAAGTTAGCGCATAAGAACGGGATACCGCTTGTCCTGGACAACACCGCAACACCTTACCTGCTCAGGCCGATAGATTTCGGCGTGGACATAGTCGTCTATTCGGCGACGAAATTCATCGGCGGGCACGGGACCTCGATCGGCGGCGTGATAGTCGATTCAGGCAAGTTCAACTGGACGAACGGAAAGTTCCCGCTCATCTCAGAACCGGACCCGAGCTACCACGGCATAAACTTTGTAGAGGCGCTAAAGCCGCTCGGCAATATAGCGTATATAATAAAAGCCAGGGTGACCATCCTGAGGGACCTCGGCCCGGCGATATCACCGTTCAATTCTTTCCTTTTGCTCCAGGGGCTTGAGACCCTGCATCTCAGGATGCCGCGCCATTCGGAGAACGCGCTGGCGGTCGCCCAATACTTAAAGAAGCACCCTAAAGTCGCATGGGTCAATTATCCCGGCTTGCCATCGAGTCCCGATTATGATAAGGCAAAGAAGTATCTCGGGAAAGGCGCGGGAGCGATAATAGGTTTCGGCGTAAAGGGAGGCCTTGAGTCCGGAAAGAAGTTCATCGAATCGCTTGAGCTGATATCGCATGTCGCGAATATCGGCGACGCCAAGAGCCTCGCGATACACCCGGCTACGACGACGCACCAGCAGCTCAGCGAAGAAGAGCGCCTTGCGACAGGCGTCACGCCCGATTTTATAAGGCTATCCATAGGCCTCGAGCATATAGATGATATCATCGCGGATATAGAACAGGCCCTGGGAAAAACCAAAGGTTGA
- a CDS encoding homoserine O-acetyltransferase yields MTVENSVGTVKIKYFTFAEPPRELKLESGQALGPITLAYETYGTLNSRKSNAILIEHALSGDAHAAGFHEGDKDPGWWDSMIGPGKAFDTTKYFVICSNVIGGCKGSTGPSSVNPKTGKPYALEFPLITISDMVHAQSHLIGHLGIDKLLCVVGGSMGGMQTLQWVASYPDRVRSAIPIASALKHSPQQIAFNEVGRQAVMADPEWREGDYYGHGQPERGLAVARMVGHITYMSDQSMEEKFSRRLKEKNYSFTFKTDFEVEGYLRYKGDAFVKRFDANSYLYITKALDYFDLSDGKLIRQGKAVDTRFLVIAFKSDWLYPSYQLQDIVRQLKTRHVDATYCEVKSTYGHDAFLLEVEEETHLIRHFLKKVYKEGE; encoded by the coding sequence ATGACAGTCGAGAACAGCGTAGGCACAGTAAAAATAAAATACTTCACTTTCGCGGAACCCCCGCGCGAACTGAAACTGGAGTCCGGCCAGGCCCTCGGCCCCATCACTTTGGCTTATGAGACCTATGGCACCCTGAACAGCCGGAAGAGCAACGCGATACTGATAGAGCACGCTCTCTCAGGCGACGCGCATGCCGCGGGTTTCCACGAAGGGGATAAGGACCCGGGCTGGTGGGATTCTATGATAGGTCCGGGCAAGGCCTTTGATACAACGAAATATTTCGTGATCTGTTCCAATGTCATCGGCGGATGCAAGGGGAGCACAGGCCCTTCTTCGGTCAACCCGAAGACGGGGAAGCCCTACGCGCTGGAATTCCCGCTGATAACGATATCCGATATGGTCCATGCCCAGAGCCATTTGATAGGCCATCTCGGCATAGACAAGCTGCTTTGCGTGGTAGGCGGCTCGATGGGCGGGATGCAGACACTCCAATGGGTCGCGTCTTACCCTGACAGGGTGCGCTCTGCCATACCCATTGCTTCGGCGCTGAAACATTCCCCGCAGCAGATAGCTTTTAACGAGGTCGGAAGGCAGGCGGTAATGGCTGACCCGGAGTGGAGGGAAGGGGACTATTACGGGCACGGCCAACCCGAGAGGGGCCTGGCAGTCGCGCGCATGGTCGGCCACATAACTTACATGAGCGACCAGTCGATGGAAGAGAAGTTCTCGCGCCGGCTTAAAGAGAAGAATTACAGCTTTACGTTCAAGACCGATTTCGAGGTAGAGGGTTATTTGAGATACAAGGGCGACGCCTTCGTGAAACGCTTTGACGCCAATTCATATCTCTATATAACCAAGGCCCTCGATTATTTCGATCTTTCTGACGGTAAGCTTATACGCCAGGGTAAGGCCGTAGATACCCGCTTCCTGGTCATTGCCTTTAAGTCGGACTGGCTCTACCCGTCTTACCAGCTGCAGGATATCGTGCGCCAGCTTAAGACGAGGCATGTCGACGCCACGTATTGCGAGGTCAAGTCGACTTACGGGCACGACGCGTTCCTTCTCGAGGTTGAGGAGGAGACGCATTTGATCAGGCACTTTCTTAAAAAAGTATACAAGGAAGGCGAATAA
- the metW gene encoding methionine biosynthesis protein MetW gives MAEEIKRPDYKIIYGIVEPGSRVLDLGCGEGDLLCLLSKGKGIKAQGIELSEDAIYKCVEKGLSVFHGDIDSGLTEYPDKSFDYVILNQSMQEVRKVDFVINEALRVGRNVIVGFPNFAYWRARFRLFLKGKTPVTPSLPYRWYNTPNLHFLSISDFKEFCAEKGISIISEHYLAKGGAADFFPNLFALNAVFVITK, from the coding sequence ATGGCTGAAGAAATAAAGAGACCGGACTATAAGATAATATACGGGATCGTCGAACCCGGCTCGAGGGTATTGGACCTCGGCTGCGGCGAAGGGGACCTCCTTTGTCTCCTCTCGAAGGGAAAGGGGATAAAGGCGCAGGGGATAGAGTTGAGCGAAGACGCCATCTATAAATGCGTGGAGAAGGGATTAAGCGTATTCCACGGTGATATAGACAGCGGGCTCACCGAGTATCCGGATAAATCTTTCGACTATGTGATACTCAACCAGAGCATGCAGGAGGTTAGGAAGGTAGATTTCGTGATAAACGAGGCGCTGAGGGTGGGAAGGAACGTAATAGTAGGATTTCCCAACTTTGCCTACTGGAGGGCAAGGTTCCGGCTTTTCCTAAAAGGCAAGACGCCGGTTACCCCCTCGTTGCCATACAGGTGGTATAATACCCCTAACCTGCATTTCCTGAGCATAAGCGACTTTAAGGAGTTCTGCGCGGAAAAGGGGATCTCTATCATCAGCGAGCATTATCTGGCGAAGGGCGGGGCGGCCGATTTTTTCCCCAATCTTTTCGCCTTAAACGCCGTATTCGTGATAACCAAGTAG
- a CDS encoding nitroreductase family protein, translating into MDIFEAFKSRISVREYSDKPVEKEKLEKMVDAGRLAPTARGEQPWEFVIVTNKEKVKELADITDHGKFMSGASAAIVTFCKDTKYYLEDGCGATENILLAAAAQGIASCWIAGDKKDYGTEIAKALNVPADFKLISIISLGYPKEKPQPHQKRPLKEVMHWEKF; encoded by the coding sequence ATGGATATCTTTGAAGCGTTCAAAAGCAGGATAAGCGTCAGGGAATACAGCGATAAACCCGTTGAAAAAGAGAAATTGGAGAAGATGGTAGATGCCGGCCGCCTGGCCCCGACCGCGAGGGGCGAACAGCCGTGGGAATTTGTAATCGTAACCAACAAGGAAAAGGTAAAGGAACTCGCGGATATCACCGACCACGGCAAATTCATGTCCGGGGCATCGGCGGCTATAGTCACGTTCTGCAAGGACACCAAGTATTACCTTGAGGACGGATGCGGCGCTACCGAAAACATCCTTCTCGCCGCCGCCGCCCAGGGAATAGCATCCTGCTGGATAGCCGGGGATAAGAAAGACTACGGGACAGAGATCGCGAAAGCCCTCAATGTCCCTGCAGATTTTAAATTGATAAGCATCATCTCGCTCGGATACCCTAAAGAAAAACCTCAACCTCACCAGAAGCGTCCGCTGAAAGAAGTCATGCACTGGGAGAAATTTTAA
- a CDS encoding glutaredoxin domain-containing protein, protein MKKVKIYSTPTCPHCIRAKKFLEENNVPFENFDVGADQQKSEEMVKLSGQMGVPVLDIEGKIIVGFDKEEIKKELGI, encoded by the coding sequence ATGAAAAAGGTAAAAATCTACAGCACGCCCACCTGCCCGCATTGCATAAGGGCCAAAAAATTCCTGGAAGAAAATAATGTCCCGTTTGAGAATTTTGACGTCGGCGCGGACCAGCAGAAATCCGAGGAGATGGTCAAGCTCTCCGGCCAGATGGGCGTCCCGGTCCTGGACATCGAGGGCAAGATAATAGTCGGCTTCGATAAAGAAGAAATAAAAAAAGAATTGGGGATATGA
- a CDS encoding FAD-dependent oxidoreductase, protein MSVYDLIIIGAGPAGITAAVYAARKKMSILVISPDIGGQAAWSGDIENYTGYQFISGPDLASKFEEHMRKYNIALKEGEMAIDLKKLVDTSLVKTDKGEYRAKAVIVASGKKSRELRVPGEKEFKNRGLTYCATCDGPLFSGKDVAIIGGGNSALDAALQMVKIAKKIYVINNTPRLGGDPVMREKVEKDPIVTVFNESRVTAVLGDKFVNAVKIAVSGEERTVSVQGIFVEIGLIPNTDFAKDLAKNEVGEIKVNSRNETNIQGIFAAGDVTDVPEKQIIIAAGEGSKACLSAFRYLSEH, encoded by the coding sequence ATGAGCGTCTATGACCTTATAATCATAGGCGCGGGCCCGGCGGGCATCACCGCGGCCGTTTACGCGGCGCGCAAAAAGATGAGCATCCTGGTCATAAGCCCTGATATCGGCGGCCAGGCCGCCTGGAGCGGCGACATCGAGAATTATACCGGCTACCAGTTCATAAGCGGGCCTGACCTTGCCTCGAAATTCGAAGAGCATATGCGCAAGTATAACATCGCGCTCAAGGAAGGTGAGATGGCCATCGACCTTAAAAAACTGGTGGATACATCGTTGGTAAAGACCGACAAGGGCGAGTACAGGGCCAAGGCCGTAATAGTCGCTTCCGGCAAGAAGTCCCGCGAACTGAGGGTGCCGGGAGAGAAGGAGTTCAAGAACAGGGGGCTGACCTATTGCGCCACCTGCGACGGCCCGTTATTTTCCGGGAAGGATGTGGCCATTATCGGAGGCGGAAACTCAGCCCTTGACGCCGCCCTGCAAATGGTAAAGATAGCGAAAAAAATATACGTCATAAATAATACTCCGCGGCTCGGGGGAGACCCTGTGATGCGCGAAAAGGTCGAAAAAGACCCTATCGTCACGGTCTTTAACGAGAGCCGCGTAACCGCTGTTTTGGGCGACAAATTTGTAAATGCCGTAAAGATAGCTGTCAGCGGCGAGGAACGCACCGTAAGCGTCCAGGGGATCTTTGTAGAGATAGGCCTGATCCCAAACACCGATTTCGCCAAAGACCTGGCCAAGAACGAGGTTGGCGAGATCAAGGTCAATAGCCGCAACGAGACGAACATCCAGGGCATCTTTGCTGCAGGCGACGTCACCGACGTCCCGGAGAAGCAGATAATCATTGCCGCAGGTGAGGGCTCCAAGGCCTGCCTGAGCGCGTTCAGGTATTTGTCGGAACACTGA
- a CDS encoding carbohydrate binding domain-containing protein: protein MKVIALSVLLLCVLVMPCRAALAADLMVASFENNGRTDIGTDIGTWDYNPADPNQSCSIEVVPMKDVLGKAGVETHVLKISYSVASSMPAFNGIYIKLNNADLSSYDEMSMLIKGDNERGFTTQFKVEMKNNKGERVVYLVKDITLGWQKIVIPMQELKALGSISDWSKMKELVFTFDDITADVRKGAIYVDDIMFSEKEQSQ from the coding sequence ATGAAAGTTATTGCTTTATCCGTTCTTTTATTGTGTGTGCTTGTGATGCCCTGCAGGGCGGCGCTTGCCGCGGACCTTATGGTTGCAAGTTTTGAGAATAACGGCCGCACCGACATCGGCACCGACATCGGCACGTGGGATTACAATCCTGCCGACCCTAATCAGAGCTGTTCCATTGAGGTAGTACCCATGAAGGACGTATTGGGCAAAGCAGGGGTCGAGACCCATGTCCTGAAGATATCATATAGCGTGGCGTCGTCTATGCCGGCGTTCAACGGCATCTATATCAAGCTCAACAACGCGGACCTCAGTTCTTACGACGAGATGAGCATGCTGATCAAAGGCGACAACGAAAGGGGATTTACGACCCAATTCAAGGTCGAGATGAAAAATAACAAGGGCGAGCGCGTGGTATACCTTGTCAAAGACATAACCCTCGGCTGGCAAAAGATAGTAATACCGATGCAGGAACTAAAGGCGCTTGGCTCGATATCCGATTGGTCGAAGATGAAAGAGCTCGTCTTCACGTTCGACGACATAACCGCGGATGTCAGGAAGGGCGCCATTTACGTTGACGATATAATGTTCTCGGAGAAAGAACAATCCCAATAG
- a CDS encoding PsbP-related protein produces MKKTLFILVLSVALFSQVAGINAEEQRTYMSPYFNFAINYPSSWQARELSGMVFFLSPREGNSDGFTENVGVTIEDLAKNPMSLDEYETISLKNAPSIIPAFKLIEKNNAKIDGKNAYFMVYTGSAQTRSLKYKSYTFITDSKAFTLTYSAEKKNYDKYLKRAELIMRSIKITH; encoded by the coding sequence ATGAAAAAAACACTTTTTATTCTTGTTTTAAGCGTCGCCTTGTTTTCTCAGGTTGCCGGCATCAACGCGGAAGAACAAAGGACTTACATGAGCCCTTATTTCAATTTCGCGATAAATTATCCTTCTTCCTGGCAAGCCAGGGAATTAAGCGGTATGGTATTCTTTTTGTCTCCGCGCGAGGGTAACTCGGACGGTTTTACAGAAAACGTCGGTGTCACTATCGAAGACCTGGCTAAGAATCCGATGAGTTTGGATGAGTATGAGACGATTTCGCTTAAGAATGCCCCAAGCATAATACCGGCTTTTAAATTGATAGAAAAGAACAACGCTAAAATAGACGGCAAGAATGCTTATTTTATGGTTTATACTGGCAGCGCACAGACTAGAAGCCTTAAATATAAGTCATACACGTTTATCACGGATTCAAAGGCGTTCACCTTGACTTATTCAGCCGAAAAGAAGAATTATGATAAATACCTGAAACGGGCTGAACTCATAATGAGATCCATTAAAATAACGCATTAA